Genomic DNA from Taurinivorans muris:
ACGAATTGAAGGCGCTGCCGGAAATCTTGGAAGGAGCGTTGCCCGTCATGCGGGATAAAGCGAAGAAGTTCGCCTATCAGTATGCCTATGCGAAGAGCTTTTTCTATCTTGGGCGCGGCACTGCCTATTCTTTAGCTCTTGAGGGTGCATTGAAATTAAAAGAACTTTCTTACATCCACGCGGAAGGGTATGCCACAGGGGAAATCAAGCACGGACCTATCGCCCTTATCGACCCGGACTTTCCAACGTTCGCCCTTGCTTTTGATGATGATAATTTTAACAAGGTTTGTTCCGGAATTTTGGAAATAAAGTCAAGGCAGGGCAATGTGATTGCTTTACTGCAAGAGGGAACGGAATTGGAAAATAACGATTTATGGTATATTCCTCAAACAAAGCTGCCGGAATTTTTAGCCTTGCCCGCCATGCAGCTTTTCAGCTATGAAATGGCTGATTATTTGGGAAAAGATGTGGATCAGCCTCGGAATTTGGCGAAAAGCGTGACAGTTGAATAAAGCGGAATCATTGTGAGATCATTGGGGAATAATTGAGGAAAGCATGGCGATATTAAATCTTTGTTTTGGCGATAATATGAGTTTTTTGCCTGAACTCGCGTCCGGTTCAATCGATTTGATTTATATTGACCCGCCTTTCAATACGGGAAGAACGCAAGAGCGTACGCAAATAAAAACCATTGCCAGCACCGAAGGGGACAGGGTCGGTTACAAAGGGAAACGGTATAAGACGATAAAGCTCGGCACGCTCGGCTATGTTGATATTTTTGATGATTATATCGGTTTTTTGGAGCCCCGTTTAGTTGAGGCGGAACGTATTTTGTCCGACAACGGCAGTATTTTATTCCATATCGATTATCGTGAAGCCCATTATTGCAAACTGCTTTTGGATTATATTTTCGGGCGTGATTCGTTCATGAATGAAATCATCTGGGCGTACGATTACGGGGCGAGAAGCAAAAAACGCTGGTCAGCCAAGCATGACAGTATTTTTTGGTATGCAAAAAATCCGAAAAAATATATTTATCATTATGATGCCATTGACAGGATACCCTATTTGGCTCCCTCCCTTGTGGGCAAAGAAAAGGCGGCACGGGGAAAAACGCCCACCGACGTTTGGTGGCAGACTATCGTAAGTCCTAACAGTAAAGAAAAAACCGGCTATGCGACGCAAAAACCTTTAAAAATCATGCGGCGCATTATCAATGTTCACAGCAACGAAGATTCTGTCGTCATGGATTTTTTTGCCGGCAGCGGGTCTTTTGGAAAAGCCGCTTTGGAGCTTGGGCGGGATTGTTATTTGATTGACAAAAACCCTGCCGCCATTGATGTTATGAAAAAACGTTTCGCCGGTGAGGAAATTGTTTTTCGGGAACATGCGCAAATAGTCAAATGAACTTTGCGGAAAAAAATTCATTGTGTTTTTTCTTGTATTTTCCGAATAAGTTCGTTGATTTTTCGCATATTTTCCGTTTTGTTGTCTTGTCTGAAATTTCTTCGGTCAGCAAGAGCGGTGTTTAAAAGTTCGGCGGCTTGTTGATATTCATTAAGTTCTATGCAGGAAGCGGCAAGGAAGAGAAGATAATGGAACTGTGTGTTGCAGTTCAGCAATTTTCGGGCATTGAGTAAAAACAGCTCTTTGTTTCGCATGGCTGCTGCGAGCATGCATTCCAGTTTTATGGCGGTAAAATTGCGGCTTCGGTCCATACTTTTGATGAGCGTATGGGCTTTTGCAAAAAATTCTTTTTTTATAGCGCAGACAGTCAAGGTTTCCGTAAAAAGCGTGTCATTTTTTATTTGAAGGGCTTTTTCGAGAAGCTTTATGGCTGAAGCGTATTTTTTTCTGGGCAATAGGTACAGTTGTACGAACCAATAAAAATAATAGGGATTTTCCGTTCGTTTTAAAAGGCGTGTGAAACTTTTTCTGATATGAGCATTGTTTGGAAACAGGTTTGCGGCAATAACGATAAATTCTTCCGGAACGGAATTTTTTAATGCGGTGTTTTTTTCAAGTGAAACAATAAAAAAATATATTTTTTCAAAGCGTTGTGCGTCGTTCTGTATATTTTGGCTGTATTCTTTTTCTTTCCATTCAAGGGGCGTATCGGTTTCTTTGGAAAAAAGCAGGGAATTGAGCAAAAGTTCGCTGTAATCTTTTCTTTCGGGTTCGGCATTGTTTTCCATCATGACATATGGTGATTTTTTGTTAAATCCTGATTGGATTTTTAAAAAAGACCGCACCGGAAAGGTATTTTGCGGTATCGGCTGATAAAAAATGTAATCTGCAGTTGGAAAATACAGCGAATAATTGCGAACGGAATTTGCCGAGCTGAGATTGAACAAGCCTGCTTCTTTGTTGGAATAAAAATAAAGTCCTTCCAAATCGAGAGCAGGAAGTTTATCCAGAAGAATTTCCTGTTTATTTTGTATATGAATGAAATTTTCCGTTAAATGCGATGTTGCGCGTGTTATGACGGGATATTTTTGTTGTAAATTTTTTGTCAGATCATAGTATATGTATTTTTTTGCGATATGGGTTTTGCCGGAAGTTTGGACGGGATTTTTTGAAATCTCTTTCCTTTTTTCTTTGATGACATAGGCAAATTGCTTTGAAAAAAAAGGTGAAACATGATGAATATCCTGCATCGGCTCCCTTTCGGACCGAGGCGTGGCATTTGTGATGATAGAACCTATGTCAAGACAGGGAATGGAAAGTTCCTCGCAAATCTGCACATGCATTTTTTGCAGGACTTGAGAATTTTTATAAGGAAAAATCAAATGCAGGTGTTTTATACGGGCTTCTTTTATTGTGGATAAAATGGTGAAAAGTTCATTGTAAAACCAATCCGCTGTGCGTTGTTTGCAATAAA
This window encodes:
- a CDS encoding DNA-methyltransferase, with the translated sequence MAILNLCFGDNMSFLPELASGSIDLIYIDPPFNTGRTQERTQIKTIASTEGDRVGYKGKRYKTIKLGTLGYVDIFDDYIGFLEPRLVEAERILSDNGSILFHIDYREAHYCKLLLDYIFGRDSFMNEIIWAYDYGARSKKRWSAKHDSIFWYAKNPKKYIYHYDAIDRIPYLAPSLVGKEKAARGKTPTDVWWQTIVSPNSKEKTGYATQKPLKIMRRIINVHSNEDSVVMDFFAGSGSFGKAALELGRDCYLIDKNPAAIDVMKKRFAGEEIVFREHAQIVK